One region of Syntrophobacter fumaroxidans MPOB genomic DNA includes:
- a CDS encoding general secretion pathway protein GspK encodes MKKLRLGQESGVVIVAVLWICALVMWLALQISAETRLRGEEQTHLLRKSQALHLAIGGCYEALARMGQSPSLGLDRSGEDNWLPDGAPHLVEYETGRAVVIMEREDQKINVNRANHAQLKAAFVKRGMEGEPAEELADRIADFIDKDDSPLLHGMEQDQYKRAGMHYGPVNGPLVRLDQLLMIPGMSQQLFYGYGPKQEDAEREKSETDESETDGFQFPARDSLFQMLTVYGSNTVLMDNLPGEDLRPQAVWVRGGVYRIVSCGKAGSGPPSVTVWLVVRFAPETPEGYQVLYRKIL; translated from the coding sequence ATGAAGAAACTGCGGCTTGGGCAAGAAAGCGGTGTCGTGATTGTGGCGGTCCTGTGGATCTGCGCTCTGGTCATGTGGCTGGCGCTCCAGATCAGCGCCGAAACGCGGCTACGGGGTGAAGAGCAGACCCACCTGCTACGCAAGTCCCAGGCATTGCACCTTGCAATCGGTGGATGCTACGAGGCGCTGGCCCGAATGGGGCAGAGTCCCTCCCTCGGGCTGGATCGGAGTGGGGAGGACAACTGGCTGCCCGACGGCGCCCCCCACCTGGTGGAGTACGAAACCGGCCGCGCCGTGGTGATCATGGAAAGGGAAGACCAGAAGATCAACGTGAACCGCGCAAATCATGCCCAACTCAAGGCGGCATTCGTGAAACGGGGTATGGAAGGGGAGCCTGCGGAGGAATTGGCCGATCGGATCGCCGACTTCATCGACAAGGACGACTCTCCCCTGCTTCACGGCATGGAACAGGACCAGTACAAGCGTGCGGGAATGCACTACGGCCCTGTCAACGGCCCTTTGGTCAGGCTGGATCAACTCCTGATGATTCCCGGAATGAGTCAGCAGTTGTTTTACGGGTACGGGCCGAAGCAAGAGGATGCGGAAAGGGAGAAATCCGAAACGGATGAATCCGAAACGGATGGTTTCCAGTTTCCTGCAAGAGATTCGCTGTTCCAGATGCTTACGGTCTATGGTAGTAATACCGTCTTGATGGATAATCTGCCAGGGGAGGACCTTCGGCCGCAGGCGGTGTGGGTACGCGGTGGAGTATACCGTATCGTGTCTTGCGGAAAAGCCGGTTCCGGACCACCTTCGGTCACGGTCTGGCTGGTCGTGCGTTTTGCGCCCGAGACGCCCGAAGGGTACCAGGTGCTGTACCGCAAGATTCTGTGA
- a CDS encoding PulJ/GspJ family protein, with protein sequence MSPAFTRRTTVKPSRVLPSRSGFTLLELVLATLISSLVIGMLSVALTFSMRAWEREQNRKPSDMPAMLDLMKMQLAQFDPTYIRIDGESRPLFQGNAHSLTLATAHSVKAISGGAPVVARYLFDEREKKLFYAEMPLDTHHTDAIKAFIEIGPSTSEESWPRFFSVEVSALTFTFGGQEKGSFSESWGEEESPMPSFVLVKWVLPGDAEADARSIIPNFIFPLKTDRKNAAGVARPTLPGAGSDSE encoded by the coding sequence ATGAGTCCCGCCTTCACCCGGAGAACAACCGTCAAGCCGTCGCGCGTGCTCCCCTCGCGCAGCGGTTTCACCCTGCTGGAGCTGGTCCTCGCGACATTGATCTCGAGCCTCGTCATCGGGATGCTCTCCGTGGCTCTGACTTTCTCCATGCGGGCCTGGGAGCGGGAACAGAACCGAAAACCGAGCGACATGCCGGCGATGCTCGATCTCATGAAGATGCAGCTTGCGCAGTTCGACCCGACGTACATCCGAATCGATGGAGAGTCCAGACCGTTGTTTCAAGGAAACGCTCATTCCCTGACACTGGCAACGGCCCATTCGGTGAAAGCCATTTCGGGAGGCGCCCCGGTGGTGGCCAGGTACCTTTTCGACGAGCGTGAGAAGAAACTGTTCTACGCGGAGATGCCGCTGGATACCCACCATACCGACGCCATCAAGGCGTTCATCGAGATCGGGCCGTCAACGAGCGAGGAGTCATGGCCGCGTTTCTTCTCCGTTGAGGTCTCCGCTCTCACGTTCACCTTCGGCGGCCAGGAGAAAGGCTCGTTTTCCGAATCCTGGGGAGAAGAGGAATCGCCCATGCCTTCCTTCGTGCTGGTGAAGTGGGTCTTGCCCGGAGACGCGGAAGCCGACGCGCGGTCTATCATTCCCAATTTCATTTTTCCCCTGAAAACGGACAGGAAGAACGCCGCAGGGGTGGCCCGGCCGACGCTCCCGGGCGCCGGCTCCGACAGCGAGTGA
- a CDS encoding type IV pilus modification PilV family protein — translation MIARPDSRLLRVANGFTLLEVMVSLLVGTLIVGGVMGVISASLQFNLRLKEKSLIQPVLEAAAQEILADPVKAEQGDLTLNDMPETPTVAVRLTLVEVGPSAPFGERSRPLYRVQLLYRGEQLEFSLMVPRDRSR, via the coding sequence ATGATCGCAAGACCCGACTCCCGTTTATTGCGTGTCGCAAACGGTTTCACACTCCTGGAGGTCATGGTGAGCCTGCTGGTGGGGACACTGATTGTGGGCGGCGTCATGGGAGTCATTTCCGCATCGCTCCAGTTCAATCTGCGTCTGAAGGAGAAGAGCCTCATCCAACCGGTGCTGGAGGCCGCGGCCCAGGAGATTCTCGCCGATCCCGTCAAGGCGGAACAAGGGGATCTGACGTTGAACGACATGCCTGAAACGCCTACGGTCGCCGTCCGGTTGACGCTGGTCGAAGTGGGGCCGAGCGCGCCGTTCGGGGAACGGTCGCGCCCCTTGTATCGAGTGCAGTTGCTCTACCGGGGAGAACAGCTCGAATTCAGCCTGATGGTGCCCCGGGATAGGTCGAGGTGA
- a CDS encoding pilus assembly FimT family protein codes for MQGASPGNRAGFTFLELMVVMVIIGITVALVLPRVGAGWRRMEDREFLQEFVDTLKRSRLRAMNAGTIVFFRINGAERVYDFEDPPRRPIPPNVDIFADQLERDPQTGDYCLLFFPDGSLSGGDIEIVFDKVRSFRLYVHPLFGTVHLSRVSS; via the coding sequence ATGCAGGGAGCATCTCCGGGAAATCGTGCGGGGTTCACATTCCTCGAGCTCATGGTGGTCATGGTGATTATCGGCATCACGGTCGCCCTGGTCCTCCCTCGCGTCGGGGCGGGCTGGAGAAGGATGGAAGACCGGGAATTCCTCCAGGAGTTCGTCGATACGCTGAAGAGGTCGCGGTTGAGGGCCATGAATGCGGGAACGATCGTGTTTTTCAGAATCAATGGAGCGGAGCGGGTTTACGATTTCGAAGACCCGCCCCGCAGGCCCATTCCTCCAAACGTGGACATCTTTGCCGATCAACTGGAACGGGACCCGCAGACCGGGGATTACTGCCTGCTCTTCTTTCCGGACGGCAGCCTGTCCGGGGGCGACATCGAGATCGTGTTCGACAAGGTGCGTTCTTTCCGCCTGTACGTTCATCCCCTGTTCGGGACCGTTCACCTTTCGAGAGTGAGCTCATGA
- a CDS encoding type II secretion system F family protein, whose translation MGYFQYQARDGQGETHRGVLEALSEGDAARKLKSGRLYPVKIKPVKSHRQRRVPEEHLIRFFFDLSDLLSAGLPVDRALGLISSNQTNKVFQRISKGLLEEVQGGSDLSGALAKYRHVFGNLSDHMVRAGEASGTLGPILRRLAEYLEQRRTFRQSLVSSMIYPAILFATSLISMVVLLVYVIPNFAKIFNDLHQKIPPVTQFLLDVGIFLKDYGWALVLAAGVVFFGGRQLYRHPATRGALDRFLFRFPLTRYLVLHSELTRFCRTLGTMIQAGVPLLRALSLGQELLTNTVLKQAISPLYQEIKIGHSMSNFFRSRELFPSRMGTMLRISEEQGNMGEGLLGLGDHFEKELQRRLQRLMTLLEPAVIVVTGLVIGLMVLSMFTAIFGINDIKF comes from the coding sequence ATGGGATATTTCCAGTACCAGGCGCGGGACGGACAGGGTGAGACGCACCGCGGCGTCCTGGAAGCGCTTTCGGAGGGTGACGCCGCGAGGAAGTTGAAGAGCGGCCGCCTTTATCCCGTGAAGATCAAACCGGTCAAGAGTCACCGTCAGCGCAGGGTACCCGAGGAGCATCTCATTCGGTTCTTCTTCGATCTTTCCGATCTGCTCTCCGCGGGTCTCCCGGTGGACAGGGCGCTGGGCCTCATCAGCAGCAATCAGACCAACAAGGTCTTTCAGAGGATCAGCAAGGGATTGCTCGAAGAGGTTCAAGGCGGAAGCGACCTTTCCGGCGCTCTCGCCAAGTACCGTCACGTTTTCGGAAATCTGTCCGATCACATGGTGAGGGCCGGGGAAGCCAGCGGGACCCTCGGTCCGATCCTGAGGCGCCTGGCGGAATACCTCGAACAGCGCCGCACTTTCAGGCAGAGCCTCGTCTCCTCGATGATCTATCCTGCTATCCTTTTTGCCACGAGCCTTATTTCGATGGTGGTTCTGCTGGTTTATGTCATTCCAAATTTTGCCAAGATTTTCAATGATCTGCACCAGAAAATACCACCCGTGACGCAATTCCTCCTCGATGTGGGAATATTCCTCAAGGACTACGGCTGGGCTCTCGTTCTCGCCGCCGGGGTGGTGTTTTTCGGCGGGCGTCAGCTGTACCGGCACCCGGCAACACGAGGGGCTTTGGACCGCTTCCTGTTCCGCTTCCCTCTCACGCGATATCTCGTTCTCCACAGCGAGCTGACCCGGTTCTGCCGTACCCTCGGGACCATGATCCAGGCGGGCGTTCCGCTCCTGCGCGCGCTGAGCCTGGGACAGGAGTTGCTGACCAACACGGTCCTCAAACAGGCGATTTCACCCCTCTATCAGGAGATCAAGATCGGCCACTCGATGAGCAACTTCTTTAGATCGCGCGAGCTGTTCCCTTCCCGTATGGGAACCATGCTCCGCATTTCGGAGGAACAGGGCAACATGGGCGAAGGACTGCTCGGCCTGGGGGACCATTTCGAAAAGGAGCTGCAGCGGCGCCTCCAGAGACTTATGACCCTTCTCGAACCGGCCGTTATTGTGGTTACGGGTCTGGTGATCGGGTTGATGGTTCTGAGCATGTTTACCGCCATATTCGGTATCAACGACATCAAGTTTTAG